Proteins co-encoded in one Haloarcula pelagica genomic window:
- a CDS encoding cob(I)yrinic acid a,c-diamide adenosyltransferase → MDANDAGPTAEPIEPASPEEFGLVQVWWGDGKGKTTAALGMATRAVGHGYRVHFLQFMKGGTGTVEDVRGEYNAIAALPGFSYENAGHYGWHGFLDGSDDDEHAARAKGALDRAQAIVDATAEAATADPFPADGPADAGVDMLVLDEVLYAANRGLIDPEALLDLIESKPDSLELVLTGGHDRPDYVLDHADLVSEVAKVKHPLEAGHSARKGTEY, encoded by the coding sequence ATGGACGCCAACGACGCCGGCCCGACCGCCGAACCGATCGAACCGGCCAGCCCGGAGGAGTTCGGCCTCGTCCAGGTCTGGTGGGGCGACGGGAAGGGAAAGACCACCGCCGCACTCGGGATGGCGACCAGAGCCGTCGGCCACGGCTACCGGGTCCACTTCCTCCAGTTCATGAAAGGCGGCACCGGCACCGTCGAGGACGTGCGTGGCGAGTACAACGCCATCGCGGCGCTGCCGGGCTTCTCCTACGAGAACGCGGGTCACTACGGCTGGCACGGCTTCCTCGACGGCAGCGACGACGACGAACACGCCGCCCGGGCGAAGGGGGCGCTCGACCGGGCCCAAGCGATCGTCGACGCGACGGCCGAGGCAGCCACAGCCGACCCGTTTCCCGCCGACGGGCCGGCCGACGCGGGCGTCGACATGCTCGTCCTCGACGAGGTGCTGTACGCCGCCAACCGCGGCCTGATCGACCCCGAGGCGCTCCTCGACCTGATCGAGAGCAAACCCGACTCGCTCGAACTTGTCCTCACGGGCGGGCACGACCGGCCCGACTACGTCCTCGACCACGCGGATCTCGTCAGCGAGGTCGCCAAGGTCAAACACCCGCTGGAGGCCGGCCACTCCGCGCGCAAGGGAACCGAGTACTGA
- a CDS encoding cobyric acid synthase — translation MPDARTVLVAGTASHVGKSTIAAGICRYLADRSVSVAPYKAQNMSTNARATPGGEIGVSQYVQARAARVPPTTDHNPVLLKPRGDGESQLIVDGQAVADLSAGQYYDEHWDDALTAAREAHRRLAAAHDVIVAEGAGSIAEINLHDRDLANVETARFADADVLLVADIERGGVFASLVGTLALLPADLRERVAGAVITKFRGDRSLLAPGVDEFEDRTGVPVLGVVPYDDPGLPEEDSVALPPVGGRAVEGADDGVADADAITVAVPRVPHISNFTDLQPLAATPGVRVAYVPLSASLADADAVVLPGSKNTVDDLLALREAGFDAALSAFDGPIVGLCGGYQMLGERITNADIEGTGDSETVAGLGLLPVETAFSPDKTVERVSRRLDGVGPLAGATGVVEGYEIHMGETEPLDDIDRPFPSSGAATDDVLGTYLHDLFANDEARTAFVKNTLDAAGSDVRVDRGRGRDDPYDRAEALVTDHVDLESLGLR, via the coding sequence ATGCCGGACGCACGGACGGTCCTGGTCGCCGGGACGGCCTCCCACGTGGGAAAGAGCACGATAGCGGCCGGTATCTGTCGCTATCTCGCCGACCGGAGCGTCTCGGTCGCTCCCTACAAGGCCCAGAACATGAGCACCAACGCCCGCGCGACGCCGGGCGGCGAGATCGGCGTCTCCCAGTACGTCCAGGCGCGGGCCGCTCGCGTCCCGCCGACGACGGATCACAACCCCGTCCTGCTGAAGCCCCGCGGCGACGGCGAGTCACAACTGATCGTCGACGGGCAGGCAGTCGCGGACCTGTCGGCGGGCCAGTACTACGACGAGCACTGGGACGACGCGCTGACGGCCGCTCGCGAGGCACACCGCCGACTCGCCGCCGCACACGACGTGATCGTCGCCGAGGGCGCGGGCTCGATCGCGGAGATCAACCTCCACGACCGGGACCTGGCCAACGTCGAGACGGCCCGGTTTGCCGACGCCGACGTTCTCCTCGTGGCCGACATCGAGCGCGGGGGCGTGTTCGCGTCGCTGGTCGGAACACTGGCGTTGCTGCCCGCCGACCTCCGGGAGCGGGTCGCCGGTGCGGTGATCACGAAGTTCCGGGGCGACCGGTCGTTGCTCGCGCCAGGGGTCGACGAGTTCGAGGACCGCACCGGCGTCCCGGTCCTGGGCGTCGTCCCCTACGACGACCCGGGACTTCCCGAAGAAGACAGCGTCGCGCTCCCACCGGTCGGCGGCCGAGCGGTCGAGGGAGCAGACGACGGCGTCGCCGACGCGGACGCGATCACGGTCGCGGTCCCGCGGGTGCCACACATCTCGAACTTCACCGACCTCCAGCCTCTCGCCGCGACGCCGGGTGTCCGTGTCGCCTACGTTCCCCTCTCCGCATCGCTCGCCGACGCCGACGCCGTCGTGCTTCCGGGGAGTAAGAACACCGTCGACGATCTCCTGGCGCTCCGGGAGGCGGGCTTCGACGCGGCGCTGTCGGCGTTCGACGGCCCGATAGTGGGCCTCTGTGGTGGCTACCAGATGCTCGGCGAGCGGATCACGAACGCCGATATCGAGGGCACCGGCGACAGCGAGACGGTCGCGGGACTGGGGCTGTTGCCGGTCGAGACGGCGTTCTCGCCGGACAAGACGGTCGAACGCGTCAGCCGCCGGCTCGACGGAGTCGGTCCGCTGGCCGGCGCGACCGGCGTCGTCGAGGGATACGAGATCCACATGGGCGAGACGGAGCCACTCGACGACATCGACCGGCCGTTTCCCTCCAGCGGTGCCGCGACCGACGACGTTCTCGGGACCTACCTCCACGACCTCTTTGCGAACGACGAGGCGCGAACTGCCTTCGTGAAAAACACGCTCGATGCGGCCGGCAGCGACGTTCGAGTCGATCGCGGTCGCGGTCGAGACGACCCGTACGACCGTGCTGAGGCCCTCGTGACCGATCACGTCGACCTGGAGTCGCTGGGGCTGCGGTGA
- a CDS encoding P-loop NTPase: protein MVEVFAVASGKGGTGKTTSTVALGMALAERYDVTVVDADTGMANLLFHAGLSDAETTLHDVLAGDRSVRAAAYDRFGMTVVPCGTSLDGFRDADPQRLREAVATLAADTDVLLLDSPPALDSRASVLPIVMADRIVVVLQPTIPAISDGLKVQEYGSSYGTDVAGVLFNKVRSDADIEGIARKTERYFDGPTLATVPESEQVREARRAGRPLLAHAPACDAAEAFRRTADAISPRQVPSETVADRVRSAVIPEPP from the coding sequence ATGGTCGAAGTCTTCGCCGTCGCCAGCGGGAAGGGTGGGACCGGGAAGACCACCAGCACGGTCGCCCTGGGGATGGCACTGGCCGAGCGCTACGACGTGACCGTCGTCGACGCCGACACCGGGATGGCGAACCTCCTCTTTCACGCCGGCCTCTCGGACGCGGAGACGACACTCCACGACGTGCTCGCCGGCGATCGGTCGGTCCGTGCGGCGGCCTACGACCGCTTCGGGATGACGGTCGTCCCCTGCGGGACGAGCCTCGACGGCTTCCGCGACGCCGACCCGCAGCGGCTCCGTGAGGCCGTCGCGACGCTTGCGGCCGACACCGATGTCCTTCTGCTGGACTCCCCGCCGGCACTGGACAGCCGTGCGTCGGTCCTCCCCATCGTGATGGCCGACCGGATCGTCGTCGTCCTCCAGCCCACGATCCCCGCGATCTCGGACGGGCTGAAGGTCCAGGAGTACGGGAGTTCCTACGGAACCGATGTCGCGGGCGTCCTGTTCAACAAGGTCCGATCCGACGCGGATATCGAGGGCATCGCCCGGAAGACCGAGCGATACTTCGACGGACCGACCCTGGCGACCGTCCCCGAGAGCGAACAGGTTCGCGAGGCCCGTCGGGCGGGACGGCCGCTGCTCGCACACGCACCGGCGTGTGACGCGGCCGAGGCCTTCCGCCGCACGGCGGACGCGATCTCTCCCCGTCAGGTCCCCTCGGAGACAGTCGCCGACCGCGTTCGAAGCGCCGTCATCCCGGAACCGCCATGA
- a CDS encoding helix-turn-helix domain-containing protein has translation MSPPGREVQYTESDVIEVFKQREDYAEPLTASEIADRLGCSRRTALNKLHALEDETDITSKKVGGRSRVWWIPVRTD, from the coding sequence ATGTCACCACCCGGACGGGAAGTCCAGTACACTGAGTCGGATGTCATCGAGGTGTTCAAACAGCGCGAGGATTACGCCGAGCCGTTGACTGCGTCCGAGATCGCCGATCGACTGGGCTGTTCGCGCCGGACGGCACTGAACAAGTTACACGCGCTGGAAGACGAGACGGACATCACGAGCAAGAAGGTGGGCGGGCGCTCGCGGGTCTGGTGGATCCCGGTCCGGACCGACTAG
- a CDS encoding helix-turn-helix transcriptional regulator yields MTRDSVHGDVQFLTGSPARFAVLSALAESPARPCELCDRIDATRTTIQRILAGYSDRQWVRKVDGDYRLTLTGRRVYERYESLLAETERAKQFGPLAEHLGPIGDELPDVVLDTGTITVGSEQTPLAPVNRLTEWFAAAEGDVKTVSPIVAAIFNNTATTLLEQGTRIESIIDHSVLERSEREFDDALARGVDDESIEFYVYETSLDFGLVVDDRGCCLGAYDDSNNLRVTLVVEDPAAREWALDRFHRYREDATPLETVLSAPE; encoded by the coding sequence ATGACGCGGGATTCAGTCCACGGGGACGTTCAGTTCCTGACTGGCTCACCGGCGCGGTTCGCCGTGTTGTCCGCACTGGCCGAGTCCCCGGCCCGCCCCTGTGAGCTCTGTGACCGGATCGACGCGACGCGGACGACGATCCAGCGGATCCTGGCCGGCTACAGCGACCGACAGTGGGTCCGGAAGGTCGACGGTGACTACCGACTGACACTGACCGGTCGGCGGGTGTACGAACGCTACGAGTCGCTGCTTGCCGAAACCGAACGAGCCAAACAGTTCGGCCCGCTCGCGGAACACCTCGGACCGATCGGCGACGAGCTCCCGGATGTCGTTCTGGACACCGGAACGATCACGGTCGGCAGTGAACAGACCCCGTTGGCGCCTGTCAACCGACTCACCGAGTGGTTCGCGGCCGCCGAAGGCGATGTCAAGACGGTCTCACCGATCGTGGCCGCGATATTCAACAACACCGCGACGACCCTGCTGGAGCAGGGAACCAGAATCGAATCCATCATCGACCACAGCGTGTTAGAGCGGTCCGAACGGGAGTTCGACGACGCACTGGCGCGGGGGGTCGACGACGAGTCGATCGAGTTCTACGTCTACGAAACGTCGCTCGATTTCGGTCTCGTCGTCGACGACCGCGGCTGCTGTCTCGGTGCGTACGACGACAGCAACAACCTCCGGGTGACACTGGTCGTCGAGGACCCGGCCGCGCGAGAGTGGGCCCTCGACCGGTTCCACCGCTACCGCGAGGACGCGACACCGCTGGAGACCGTGCTGTCGGCACCGGAGTGA
- a CDS encoding DUF7262 family protein encodes MGRGQLPLSVLEVAIGVVVILSVTLGFALGPPAADTRGPQLDAYASDVATVLANEQPRHGGSTRLREVLASEATFDRERGALERRVERILPENVLFRVETPHGTVGLARPRQTTTGTAVIPTGIGRVRIEVWYA; translated from the coding sequence ATGGGTAGGGGTCAGCTCCCGCTGTCGGTGCTGGAAGTAGCGATCGGTGTCGTGGTGATCCTGAGCGTCACGCTGGGCTTTGCGTTGGGGCCGCCGGCGGCGGACACCCGCGGCCCACAGCTGGACGCGTACGCCAGCGACGTGGCGACGGTGCTGGCCAACGAACAGCCGCGCCACGGCGGTTCGACGCGGCTCCGGGAGGTTCTCGCCAGCGAGGCGACGTTCGATCGGGAACGGGGTGCGCTCGAACGGCGCGTCGAGCGGATCCTCCCCGAGAACGTCCTGTTCCGGGTCGAGACGCCACACGGAACGGTCGGGCTCGCCCGGCCGCGACAGACGACGACGGGAACGGCCGTTATCCCCACCGGGATCGGACGGGTCAGGATCGAGGTGTGGTACGCGTGA
- a CDS encoding DUF7263 family protein translates to MGVTGDRRNGTRAQTSLPSLAVALVLLTVVTGLALSVADGTLARHDRTPDEQRVAAATAERLVDPTGPLAARANVLNATQVDAFDRSRLVRAVPPARNATVTVSLNGSRLASTGTPDGGATVRRIVLVERRTTRSVTPNVTGTGSVTLPRRTTTATISISTPPGTELWTVRAGDRILLHNRSGLAGTFTVSLVPYETTELRFEGAGTVPTGSVTVAYAPPRTTKATLEVTVDG, encoded by the coding sequence ATGGGAGTCACAGGCGACCGCCGGAACGGGACCCGTGCACAGACATCGCTCCCGTCGCTCGCCGTCGCGTTGGTCCTGCTGACGGTTGTCACCGGGCTGGCGCTTTCGGTCGCGGACGGGACGCTGGCGCGTCACGACCGGACGCCCGACGAACAGCGGGTTGCCGCGGCCACCGCTGAACGGCTGGTCGATCCGACCGGACCGCTGGCAGCGCGTGCCAACGTCCTCAACGCGACACAGGTCGACGCGTTCGACCGGTCCCGACTCGTCCGGGCGGTCCCGCCGGCACGGAACGCAACAGTGACGGTGTCGCTGAACGGGTCGAGGCTCGCCTCGACCGGAACACCGGACGGTGGGGCGACGGTCCGGCGGATCGTCCTCGTCGAACGCCGGACGACCAGAAGTGTCACGCCGAACGTGACCGGGACCGGGTCGGTGACGCTGCCGCGCCGGACGACGACGGCGACGATCTCGATCTCGACGCCGCCCGGCACGGAACTGTGGACGGTCAGGGCCGGCGATCGAATCCTGTTGCACAACCGAAGCGGGTTAGCGGGGACGTTCACCGTGTCGCTGGTGCCCTACGAGACGACGGAGCTACGGTTCGAGGGGGCCGGGACCGTCCCCACGGGATCGGTGACGGTGGCCTACGCGCCCCCGCGGACGACGAAAGCGACACTCGAGGTGACCGTCGATGGGTAG
- a CDS encoding DUF7266 family protein: MDSRGLSTVVERLLGLGVVVLYIGLLTTTLYGGVVPEYRSAVGTELGERTLVQSAARVEGAVPPRARHVTAGVRVDLPATIDGTAYTIRTDGGALVLDHPDPSIGGRVRPVLPPRVSSFDGTWESGERTVVTVDGGRGNVTVTLEGS, encoded by the coding sequence ATGGATAGCCGCGGGCTCAGTACCGTCGTCGAGCGGCTGCTGGGACTCGGTGTCGTCGTCCTCTACATCGGGCTCCTGACGACCACGTTGTACGGCGGCGTGGTCCCCGAGTACCGGTCCGCAGTTGGGACGGAGCTGGGCGAACGAACGCTGGTGCAGTCCGCGGCGCGGGTCGAGGGGGCGGTTCCGCCACGGGCGCGACACGTCACCGCTGGGGTCCGGGTCGATCTGCCGGCGACCATCGACGGCACGGCGTACACGATCCGGACGGACGGCGGCGCGCTCGTCCTGGACCACCCGGACCCGTCGATCGGCGGGCGCGTTCGTCCGGTCCTCCCGCCACGGGTTAGTTCCTTCGACGGAACCTGGGAGAGCGGCGAGCGGACGGTCGTCACCGTCGACGGTGGGCGAGGGAACGTGACAGTGACCCTGGAGGGGAGTTGA
- a CDS encoding DUF7289 family protein codes for MRRAQSHVVGVVLLLGLTVLALGGLTATVGTVIDGQTATADATRVADTFRNGLEPVAQTGPGTTRVQFTDGRLTTAQRDLRVLNGSGVVRVVRIDALIYTAGGARAAFVAGAVTRGQPGEGWLVSDPPVTVTRTNDTLVVGAPRVNASGGAVAGDAVTARVRTNVTHTRERLPSDDYRVAIETRTPEAFGRYFRRIGLSTTIRDIDGDGTPSVVASVGGRETVYLIGHDMRTEVAHG; via the coding sequence GTGAGGCGCGCCCAGTCACACGTCGTCGGTGTCGTCCTCCTGCTGGGGTTGACCGTCCTCGCACTGGGCGGGCTTACGGCCACGGTCGGGACCGTTATCGATGGCCAGACGGCCACGGCAGACGCGACCCGTGTCGCGGACACGTTCCGGAACGGGCTGGAGCCCGTCGCACAGACCGGCCCGGGAACGACACGGGTCCAGTTCACCGACGGACGGCTGACGACTGCACAGCGGGACCTCCGGGTGTTGAACGGGAGCGGCGTCGTCCGTGTCGTCCGGATCGACGCGCTCATCTACACCGCCGGCGGCGCCCGGGCCGCCTTCGTCGCCGGGGCCGTCACCCGAGGGCAACCCGGGGAGGGGTGGCTCGTCAGCGATCCGCCGGTGACCGTCACCCGGACCAACGACACGCTGGTCGTCGGCGCGCCACGGGTCAACGCCAGCGGCGGTGCAGTCGCCGGCGACGCTGTCACCGCGCGGGTTCGGACGAACGTCACGCACACCCGGGAGCGGCTTCCCAGCGACGACTACCGGGTCGCGATCGAGACCCGGACACCGGAGGCCTTCGGGCGATACTTCCGGCGGATCGGGCTATCGACGACGATCCGCGACATCGACGGCGACGGGACGCCGAGTGTCGTCGCCAGTGTGGGCGGACGGGAGACGGTCTATCTGATCGGCCACGACATGCGCACGGAGGTGGCACATGGATAG
- a CDS encoding type II secretion system F family protein: MTTEARHLGLLDRGLYALFAHHADDARHSRTRERYREANPDVGFGLYVARLYALSWAVCLASGALTASAAVVLPTAVVDAVVTVGTNSLPVLDRIETPPVPRLLTAVVAGVVSGGLARWAVFLLGSRYLAWVATARRADIEATLPGAVRYLRVLAAGSHDQRAVLRAVAEQDAYGETAVAFRRALNRAALTGSLDEGLERVASETPSRDLLAPFLLKFREHANQSAEALEGYLKMEGRLLSHQQSRRHERATGYLELLAELFVVLLILPALVVLIVTVMSVLAPGLSRPVSTPVGSLSTQAVVVAGSAAFVLAAGALSAAVVVTLRPHNAGTPSYSRPDDLVSILATAPSNPASATVVCVPLGGLIAAGLWALGYGPLNVALLTYAAVGLPVGVVSIRRARRDDAKDREIQDFVHAVAGHVALGRPFPDAVRRVARDVELGALADDVRALAFTLELGDSPSDASADRRAAALDQFVDRVGTPLAEQTVGLVVGALDAGSDAEEIFETLQTEIGKLYHQRKALRSALLVYVAVGWTTAVLVVCITVAVNVYVLERFAQLSAVTSGQSIALDPDAIDPSRARRRFYLVTQATMLSCGWFAGTASRGVYEAVLHSSLLVVLGYVVYAGVGLL, from the coding sequence ATGACGACTGAGGCCCGGCACCTCGGACTGCTCGATCGGGGGCTCTACGCCCTGTTTGCCCACCACGCGGACGACGCTCGTCACTCCCGGACCCGGGAGCGGTATCGGGAGGCGAACCCCGATGTCGGCTTCGGACTGTACGTGGCACGGCTCTACGCGCTCTCCTGGGCCGTCTGTCTGGCGAGTGGGGCGCTGACCGCGTCGGCCGCAGTAGTGCTTCCGACAGCCGTCGTCGACGCGGTCGTCACGGTCGGGACCAACAGCCTCCCGGTTCTGGATCGGATCGAGACACCGCCGGTCCCGCGCCTCCTGACTGCCGTCGTCGCGGGGGTCGTCAGCGGTGGACTGGCCCGCTGGGCCGTCTTCCTGCTCGGGAGCCGCTATCTCGCCTGGGTCGCCACGGCGCGCCGGGCCGACATCGAGGCGACGCTCCCCGGCGCGGTCCGCTACCTCCGGGTCCTCGCCGCGGGCTCGCACGACCAGCGCGCCGTGTTGCGGGCCGTAGCCGAACAGGACGCCTACGGGGAGACCGCCGTGGCGTTCCGCCGAGCGCTCAACCGGGCCGCACTGACCGGGAGCCTCGACGAGGGGTTAGAGCGGGTCGCCAGCGAGACCCCGTCGCGTGATCTCCTGGCGCCGTTCCTGTTGAAGTTCCGCGAACACGCGAACCAGAGCGCCGAGGCGCTGGAGGGATACCTGAAGATGGAAGGGCGGCTGCTCTCACACCAGCAGAGCCGCCGCCACGAGCGGGCGACTGGGTATCTCGAACTGCTGGCGGAACTGTTCGTCGTCTTGCTCATCCTCCCCGCGCTCGTCGTCCTCATCGTGACGGTGATGAGCGTCCTCGCACCGGGGCTGTCTCGGCCGGTGTCGACACCGGTGGGATCGCTGTCGACACAGGCTGTCGTCGTCGCGGGAAGCGCCGCGTTCGTCCTCGCCGCGGGCGCGCTCTCGGCGGCCGTCGTCGTCACGCTTCGACCGCACAACGCGGGGACACCGTCGTACAGCCGCCCGGACGATCTCGTCTCGATCCTGGCGACGGCGCCGTCGAACCCCGCTAGTGCGACGGTCGTCTGTGTGCCACTCGGCGGGCTGATCGCGGCCGGGTTGTGGGCGCTCGGCTACGGGCCGCTGAACGTCGCGTTGCTCACGTACGCGGCCGTCGGGCTTCCGGTCGGAGTGGTCTCGATCCGGCGTGCGAGGCGGGACGACGCGAAAGACCGCGAGATCCAGGACTTCGTCCACGCGGTCGCGGGCCACGTGGCACTGGGGCGTCCGTTTCCGGACGCCGTCAGGCGTGTCGCACGGGATGTCGAGCTCGGTGCGCTGGCCGACGACGTACGGGCGCTCGCGTTCACGCTCGAACTCGGCGATAGCCCCTCCGACGCGTCCGCGGACCGGCGGGCTGCGGCGCTGGATCAGTTCGTCGACCGGGTCGGCACACCGCTGGCCGAACAGACCGTCGGCCTCGTCGTCGGCGCCCTAGACGCCGGCAGTGACGCGGAGGAGATCTTCGAGACGCTCCAGACGGAGATCGGCAAGCTCTACCACCAGCGGAAAGCCCTCCGGTCGGCACTGCTCGTGTACGTCGCCGTCGGCTGGACGACGGCAGTGCTCGTCGTCTGTATCACCGTCGCCGTGAACGTCTACGTCCTGGAGCGGTTCGCACAGCTATCCGCGGTGACGAGCGGACAGAGTATCGCGTTAGACCCCGACGCGATCGATCCGTCCCGTGCACGCCGGCGGTTCTATCTCGTCACACAGGCAACGATGCTCTCCTGTGGCTGGTTCGCCGGGACGGCCAGCCGGGGCGTCTACGAGGCGGTGCTCCACTCCAGCCTGCTGGTCGTGCTCGGCTACGTCGTCTACGCCGGGGTGGGACTGCTGTGA
- a CDS encoding type II/IV secretion system ATPase subunit, translating to MGGAANDSGWMERSVPSPVPPDDTDAWYAPSVREQDELYPGVVVTIRSVGDDFGYEVREPVLGVEEAEALSTVEAYFETATRQRPRTREGAIERMQQGFDPKHRRVLDRLVDCSPAGRRRIEYHALCSLACLGDLTPYALDDRINVADIDADGVVVHTADYAPAETELDPDPTYIDRFTSERVERHTVEFHEFEIPVVVYREHLLGSDPFTTKYAVREPSLLPGDEALIEECKERIWETSVDGLVEDRVEFVRDRARSLLARQLTVRNTTEWLDAARYRLRAALAEFDLAVPPVDRRFSDGRLDDLLYYVLRDLVGYGQLTVPIRDPTLEDIEANRVGERVKVLPRADLGHDGRVPTNLTFDSEQGFVNVVTQLAADDGTELNASNPSAKINVDPDSETVHDADETVRCAVALPTISESGPHISIRKQSADAMTPVDLVERDALPTELVALLWLFYESHGVVLFSGATGVGKTTLMNAHMPFIPYRDRPISIDEGSREVRIPHETGVSLTTREHERDHRRVTMADLMTQCNYLNPDVEVIAEINTPASFETFAETLNTGHGVIGTTHADDIETLVNRVIEKGVPTYLLEEIDLVVFPRHVDGERYVGRVVEFVDDAQPGDWAGTIRKNGAVIHYNTVCWRRPDGSYAFGYDHPSLGDENRQVETAAFERLGRLRDESVETVEDEFHRRHRYVKYLVREGCREFDELFSVLADLQTNEAATVERLRRRADADNAGPEAGASDDD from the coding sequence ATGGGTGGCGCAGCGAACGACAGTGGGTGGATGGAGCGATCAGTCCCGTCGCCGGTCCCGCCGGACGATACCGACGCCTGGTACGCGCCGTCGGTCCGGGAACAAGACGAGCTCTACCCCGGCGTCGTGGTCACTATCCGGTCGGTGGGCGACGACTTCGGCTACGAAGTCCGTGAACCGGTCCTGGGTGTCGAGGAGGCCGAGGCGCTGTCGACGGTGGAAGCGTACTTCGAGACGGCCACTCGCCAGCGGCCACGGACCAGAGAGGGCGCCATCGAGCGGATGCAACAGGGGTTCGACCCGAAACACCGCCGGGTACTCGACCGACTCGTCGACTGCTCGCCGGCCGGTCGGCGCCGGATCGAGTACCACGCGCTCTGTTCGCTGGCGTGTCTCGGCGACCTGACGCCGTACGCGCTCGACGACCGGATCAATGTCGCCGATATCGACGCCGACGGTGTCGTCGTCCACACGGCCGACTACGCCCCCGCCGAGACAGAGCTCGATCCCGACCCGACGTACATCGACCGGTTCACCAGCGAGCGCGTCGAGCGCCACACCGTCGAGTTCCACGAGTTCGAGATTCCGGTCGTCGTCTACCGGGAGCACCTGCTGGGCTCGGACCCGTTCACGACCAAGTACGCCGTCAGGGAGCCGTCGCTGCTCCCCGGGGACGAGGCACTGATCGAGGAGTGCAAAGAACGGATCTGGGAGACCAGCGTCGACGGGCTCGTCGAGGACCGCGTCGAGTTCGTCCGGGACCGCGCCCGGTCGCTGCTGGCACGCCAGTTGACGGTCCGGAACACGACCGAGTGGCTCGACGCGGCCCGCTACAGGCTCCGGGCCGCCCTGGCCGAGTTCGATCTGGCGGTCCCGCCCGTCGACCGCCGGTTCTCGGACGGCCGACTGGACGACCTGTTGTACTACGTGCTCCGTGATCTGGTCGGCTACGGGCAGTTGACCGTCCCGATCCGGGACCCGACTCTCGAAGACATCGAGGCGAACCGGGTCGGCGAGCGCGTCAAAGTCCTCCCCCGCGCGGACCTGGGCCACGACGGGCGGGTCCCGACGAACCTGACCTTCGACTCCGAACAGGGCTTCGTCAACGTGGTCACGCAACTGGCTGCGGACGACGGAACCGAACTCAACGCCTCGAACCCCAGCGCGAAGATCAACGTCGACCCCGACAGCGAGACGGTCCACGACGCCGACGAGACGGTCCGCTGTGCGGTCGCGCTCCCGACGATCAGCGAGAGCGGCCCACACATCTCGATCCGCAAGCAGTCGGCCGACGCGATGACGCCGGTCGACCTGGTCGAGCGGGACGCCCTGCCGACGGAGCTCGTGGCGCTGCTGTGGCTGTTCTACGAGTCCCACGGTGTCGTCCTGTTCTCGGGCGCGACCGGTGTCGGGAAGACGACGCTGATGAACGCCCACATGCCGTTTATCCCCTACCGCGACCGGCCGATCAGCATCGACGAGGGGTCACGGGAGGTCCGGATTCCACACGAAACGGGGGTGTCGCTGACCACACGCGAGCACGAGCGCGACCACCGTCGGGTGACGATGGCGGACCTGATGACGCAGTGTAATTACTTGAACCCCGACGTGGAGGTCATCGCCGAGATCAACACCCCGGCATCCTTCGAGACGTTCGCCGAGACGCTCAACACCGGCCACGGCGTCATCGGGACGACCCACGCCGACGACATCGAGACGCTCGTCAACCGCGTCATCGAGAAGGGCGTCCCGACGTATCTGCTCGAAGAGATCGATCTGGTCGTGTTCCCGCGCCACGTCGACGGGGAACGGTACGTCGGCCGAGTGGTCGAGTTCGTCGACGATGCACAGCCCGGCGACTGGGCCGGGACGATCCGCAAGAACGGTGCCGTCATCCACTACAACACCGTCTGCTGGCGACGGCCGGACGGGAGCTACGCCTTCGGCTACGACCACCCGTCGCTCGGCGACGAGAACCGGCAGGTCGAGACCGCCGCGTTCGAACGGCTCGGGCGACTGAGAGACGAGTCAGTCGAGACCGTCGAGGACGAGTTCCACCGGCGCCACCGCTACGTCAAGTACCTCGTCCGGGAAGGGTGTCGTGAGTTCGACGAGTTGTTCTCCGTCCTGGCGGACCTCCAGACCAACGAGGCCGCGACCGTCGAGCGACTGCGCCGGCGGGCCGACGCCGACAACGCCGGACCCGAGGCAGGGGCGAGCGATGACGACTGA